AGACCTTTCTCTCAGACCTTCCTTGGTGTTGAACTGTGGTGTGGGGATTTGAGGACTTAATCTTTCTATTTCATTAAACAAAATACTAAAAGAAGATGATGGGAAGTGGAGAGCCATCCAGACCAGAACAAATAGAGAAGACAGTAATAAGAATATGTTTCATTGTGCATTAGAAAACCTATTTTGCAATTCTAATTCActgttttctcctcaaaaaaTTCAACTCTCGAACTCCAAGCACATTGAAGAATTTCTTCAATATTTCTTCAATGTTCATTTTTATGACAATGACTTCTGCTTAGATTTACAGTTTCAGTTccatttttattataaaaatattacttgatATTCTACATTACTTATTATACAGAAAGGATAGTTATTTCCTGTTTAATCTAAAAAATGGGGAGAGAACTAATAATTTCCTAGATACAAACTGGGATACAAGTTAAGCAGCATACTACAAGTAAACTAATCCCTATGAAGTTTGCTAAACACACAGTGATACTGCCAACAGATCCAATGTGAAAGCACACGTCTTTGCCACATGTAAAATCAGACACAGATGAATAAAATCTTATTGACATAAATTCACTCTGGTTATAAATTCAGTGCTTACGATTTTCCCAACACATCATCAGCCTCCTCTCAAAGCCCAGAGTAAGGACAAGGACACTCCTAAAGGGTGAACAAGACAAGAAAATTGGTAAAAATTAGGGATTTCAGAGTAGGATGGAATACGGTCACAAAATATCAAGCACTGTTTCCTGGTGTAAATGTCCTagtgtaaaaaggaaaaggaggtaAGCTGCAGAACTGAGAGAACAGTAGAAAAGGACAAGAGGGTTagttaaagggaagaaaataacaaaacaaaacgtGGATGACAAAGCTGGAATATGTTTCCTGAGCTCTGTGAAAGGTTTGGaccatgaaatgaaaaaatattatacTGTAGCAGCACAGTCAATAAGGGAAATCAGCAAGTGTTCAGCTTTCTGTGGAGCGGCTGCAGAGCGGTGCTCTGTGTCTGAGGAGTTAATGAGAAAGCGGTGCTGAGCTGTAGCTTTGCGAGTTGCTGCTCCCAAAGCTCTCTTGAGTTTTAAATCAGTTCTTTACTTCCATGAGGTTTAGGGCTTGATGAGTTTAAGACACGGGCTATTTGCCAGGGCACAGAGCACAACCTCACACCCTCACACCCCACAGGCACAGTCGGAGTCTCACAGGAGCCTCCTTGGCAAGAGTGCCCCCATGCTACTGGGGACAGCAGGGAAGCCCCAAAGCTGGAGGTGCAGGATCCTTACAAGTGAGGTGGAAAGTCTCATCCACACAGAAATGGGGAAAGGCACCTAGTTCCCATCTATTTTATTCTGTGTGTTTGCTGGGGTGGCAATGGGGACAGAGCAACGGTGATGATCCAGCCATCATATCAATTACATTCATATCAAAGACTGCTCATTAGAGGGGTATGACACGGAGTGATGTGACTCCTTCAGTACAAGGATATCCCAGAAAAGGGGCTGACCTCTCCACACACAAGACCCTCTGGCACTGCAGGAGCACCAACACCTTCGCCACCAAGCAACAGGAAAGCATCTCTCCCAACCCTCCTCCTTGCAGCAACCCTACCTCCAAAGAAACTTCTCGCCCTGACTTGCTAATCATGCGCTGGTCGAGcaggggctggaggcaggagagGGGTGGGAAGAGTGAAGGGGGCTGAGGtgggggccgggagcggggccggccccggggacactccgccccgccggggcgggacgagccggcggccccgctccgaGGCGTGTAAAAGCGGGActggcggggccggggagcagcGAGCGACCGGCCGGGGCTGCCCTACGGAGCAGGTGAGCGGGGCCCGGAGGAGCCGGGAGGGCAGCGGGGAACCCCCGTCCTGCTCCGGGGCCGGCACCGGGGCCGACGGTAGAGCCGAGCATCAATTCACCTCCCCTCACGTCCCCTCCCCTCACGTCCCCTCATGTCCCCTCAcctcccctcccctcacccctcccctcacccctcccctCGCTGTCCCACAGGTTGCACCAGTTGCCGGGATCGCTGCACCAACCAGCAAAACGTCGTCCGAAATGGCAGCCGAGGTGAGGATGAACTTTGCTTCTCCGGCGAGTGGTCTCGGGGTGCTCTGAGCTTGACTGCCCGAtacccccagccctgcagcctgcccCGCTCCTTTGGGTGCTTCTCTCTAATGTATTTGTTTTATCAGTGTTTAAATGAAGAAGGGGACAGCAAACGTATTTGCTGCATTTATTTCTGCCAACCCAACCTCTGATTTCGGTGAAAACTCATGTTAGTGGAGATAGATAACTCGAAATTATACTTTGGTACCTCTTCGCCACCCGAACACTTGGCTCCCAGCACTGGCCTTTCActccccatcccctccaccaCTCACCTCAGGGGACAGGTTTCCCGGTGAGAAGCTGcaaaactttgcttttttcaACTCCTATTTCCCCGCCCAACTCCCCGCCGCCCCTCCTGACAAACCTGCTTCAAAAAGAGATGCCCGGCACCCAGCCCGTGCCTACCCCTGAGCTCCGCAGCTCCCTCCGGCTCCCCTCCCAGGCACCCGGGGTCACAGAGCCCCTGGGGCTGCGGGGGCCCGGCCCTGGCCACCGCCCGCTGTCCATGGTAGCCCGCAGAGCGGACCGGTAGCCCCGCGCCGCGCTGATCCGCAGACCTTCCGCGGGGTGGTTTGGGGTcgtggggttttctttcttttctttttccagtgaatgTCTGTAATACTGAAAGGTACCCAGCCCTTCCTTTCTGGGGTCTCCACCTTAACCAGTTTTATGCTAATTTTATGCCAAAGCTTGCAAGAACATCAGGGACTCCGGAGATTCTTCAAACGGTAAATTCATAGTCACAGGAGTGTTTTAGGGGATGTGCCTTGTTCACAGCTCTTTGTCAACCGAGTATTTTGTTATAATCTCCCTAAaagaatgacttttaaaaaattattatttcatgtaaCAGTAGACAGCTTTCACTATATCCCCgaatcccttttttttcctgtcaggaGACTAACAAAGGGTCAGTGATCACCAGCTGCCTTAAAAAACAGATGCATGCTGGTCTTGCACTAGATGCCCTGATATTTGTATTCATGGACAGGACGTAGTCTCTCCAGAGTAAAGTACCTGGAGGATTCCCAAGCCAGACCTGACACCACTAGGGCTAAATTCTAGTGGCAATCACTTCACCTATTTAGGTACTTGAAAAAAGTCTTAAAGTCCAGAGATCTGCTGGTCAATGGCACAGCAGTGAATAACCATTACTGAGTATGTCCTCAGTTTTACATGGATAAGGAGTGGGATGGATATTAACTGATTTTTAGGGGATTTATTGGTAAGACTTTTGAACACACCTCAACTTCATTACTTGCAGGGGGATAAAATGATGGGAGGAAGGTTTGTTGGAAGTACAGATCCAGTCATGGAGATGCTCAGCTCTTCCATTACCTATGATCAGAGACTGGCTGAAGTTGATATCCAGGGGAGCATGGCTTACGCCAAAGCCTTGGAGAAAGCCGGTATCCTATCTAAAACTGAGCTGGAGAAGATCCTGAGTGGCCTGGAAAAGGTATTTATTTCCTTCACATCTGTCATGTGTGCTGGAAAAAATGTCTGCTTTTCTAACAGCACCTGTACTAGGCTCCCTGAGTTGCCCTTGGAGACATTCTGGGCAGGGGATGGATGCTCAGATTGCATCCCACTAAAGGCACCAGGGCCCAACAGTAGGATGTGAACCAGCTGACGAGCACCCAGGGAGACCTGAAGCCCTGATGAGCACACTCCCGGTGCCCAGTacggcagccccggggcctcGCTGAGGTGTGCTCGCTGTGACCTGCCTGCCCATCCTCTTCAGGCTGAACATTCACCAGGAATTGTTTCAGTATGAATTAGGAGTATTCTTTTTCTGCTGGCACTTGGATCCTTTTGAGTCTGGCGGCCCAAGTAAGTAGGAGGCAATGCATAGCATTGTATAGGGGTGAAGAGAAGTCAGCAGCTAAGcgcttttttaaaatatccattgTTGTTGCTCACCCACCATGGACAATGGTGACTCTATACAATATTTGTataggaaaaattatttgtggACAATGCTAAAGCAATCACTGACATTTCAGCTCGCTCTTCTGTTGCAGTGCTTAAATCCTCCTAGAGCCATAACTTCACACTTTGATTTGCACTGGGATGGCAGAAGCTGGTATTTGCTGGGGACACTTACAGCCCCCCCACGCAGCAGGGTAACCGTGGTGGCTGACTGGTGTTTCTGCTGGTGTTTGTAGATCTCTGAGGAATGGTCTAAAGGAATCTTTGTGGTGACCCAAACTGATGAGGACATCCACACTGCCAATGAACGCAGACTAAAGGTCTGGATCCTCTCACCTCTTGTTCCCATTCCTCTGTAGCTAGATCTGCCTGACGTTAAGTGCATGTGCCTCTGTCCCTCTCTGAAATTCCTCTGGACCTTGTGGCACTGGAACCCCAGGTGCACGAACAAGTGTCTCCAAGAGCCCTTTTGTGCAAGAGGCACTGTACAAGCATAGCTCCCAAACTTGCCCTTTTCCCCAGAGGAGGTCCCACGGCTACTCGCAGGTTGCTAGAGCCGAGTCCCTCCCAGGCAGGGGGGAGGTCTGCTCATGTGGAATCTTCTGCTTAGAATATGAGATGCTGACAGAAATCCTCCTCTTGTCCTCAGGAGTTGATTGGAGACATAGCAGGAAAGCTGCACACTGGAAGAAGCAGAAATGATCAGGTATATACagagcctttatttttttttccactgtactCCTCCCCAACCGCATTTTAGGAGACCTCAGACCAGAATGGCTTTTGGGAGAGCAAGATAGAGTGACATTACCACATCAAAATGACCAATTTATGAGGGGAATATATCCATTCCCATCACAGAGAACACAGAGGGAATAACACTGCCAAGCCTTTCTGGGGAACAGCATTTGGTCACTATGTATGTCACATTCTGCTTTGTCTGACGGTGGCCAATCTCATACAGGTTGTGACCGACTTGAAGCTGTTCATGAAGAATTCCCTCTCTGTCATCTCCActcacctcctgcagctcatTAAGACCCTGGTGGAACGTGCTGCCATGTAAGTCCTTTTCCATATCCATCGCCTTGGCCTGGCAGGGCCAGGAGACTTCTAGGCTTGCTCTTTGACTGACACCactcagggcagcagcagggccttCTGTGGAGGACATTACAGACAGGCAGGGTGTGGTAGCACAGGGAAAGCAACAGTCCCCCTTTCTCCACAGTTCACATCACAGAGGCCTTCCTCTTCCCCCCAGTGTGTCCTAGCAAAGGAGTTGAGGTGGCAGGTCCACGCAAGGCTTCAGAAGGCACCAAATCCATCTGAAGGAGTGGGGAACTTGAACATGTGTCAAGTTGTTCTGTAGGGGAAAAGCTCAGCTCTGGTAACGCCCAGTCTAACTCTCCTCCTCACAAACCACCCTCCAAACCGGTGGTGGACTGGGGAATCTTTGCCTGCCACAGGGGGATTACCATGCCAGGCAATTCTCCAGGGCAGCCTAGGGCAGACACACCACCCTGGAAGATGGGGAGATCTGAACCCAGTGTGCTTAGGGTGAAAGGTGAACGGGTGAGGAAGAGACAGACCAGCTTCAGCACAACACAGGCTGAAGATGTTCTCTTTGTGGCCTTGGCAGAAACCCCTGGCGTGTGCCTGCCACTGCCTTCTATCCTGACAGCTGCTGCTcacctctttctctcctttcacaTGCAGAGAAATTGATGTTATCTTGCCTGGCTACACCCACCTGCAGAAAGCTCAGCCCATCAGATGGAGCCAGTTCTTGCTCAGGTAAGCACCTTTCACACTTGGCTGGAGGAAGCCTTCTCCACCCTTGGGGCCCTGCTCAGCTGGAGCCTAGAAGTGCATCATCCTCTGAGGGGCAGCCGGGGGTGGTGACAAACCAGAGCTAACCCTGCCAGCTGGAACTGCAGCTCCCCGTGTTCCTGCGGGGCTCTGAACAAGAGGGCCCCCAAGCACTGAGTGGGCAGTGCAGGCTGACACCCTGTGTGCTCCATTCTTTGACCGCTCCTACCTCTTGGGTCGGGTGACACCTTCTGACTTGAGGTATTTCATCTCTCGTGTCCTTTCCTAGCCATGCTGTTGCTCTGACCCGTGATTCTGAGCGCCTGGGAGAGATAAAGAAGAGGATCAACGTTTTGCCTTTGGGAAGGTAAGGTCTACTGTTTGTGTAATCACTTGGCCTTGCTTTGCCCTGCAAAGTCTTCAGAGgtgccttttctgcttcttagaGCTCAGTTTTGCTTGAAGTATACAGGATATCATGCAtgacttctgtttctttctcccctGGCAGCGGTGCTCTGGCTGGCAACCCACTGGAAATTGATAGAGAGCTTCTGCGTAGTGGTAAATGTCTCCCTGTGACTGAGAGGCACAGGATTACTTGTAATAccttggagggagggaagcattGATACGTGCCTCCCAATGGCACAGTAATGCACTGTCCTGGAGCCAAAGCCTTTCTGTTATAAGACTTTTTACTGTAATGAGACAGGGAATGTCTACGAGGTCGCAGCAGGAAGAGCCACCTCTGCTGCACATTGGCTGCCTGGGGGTAATAACAAAGAATGCAGTCAGCGTAACACTTAAGCATGGTTATTTTCTGGGACTACTCAAGGGCTCACAGTCACATGCATGCCGAGGCAGCCTGCTGCATTCAAGCTCCAGACATGCCAAACCTGACCTCCTCTGTCCATCATCTTCCTTACAGAGCTGGACTTTGCCTCCATCAGCCTGAACAGCATGGATGCCGTTAGTGAGAGAGACTTTGTGGGTAAGCACAACCCAATCACATCTTCCCACTGATATTTTAGAAGCAGACTTCTGAGAACTTCCCAGCTGACTTTCTTTGAGGGGACTGAAATCCCTCACTATGAAGTAATTCCAAAGCTCCAGTCAGAGCTCCCTGGGTTGTCAAGCAAACAAGCACCTTTTTCACCCCGTGATTTCCTGCCTTCTCTGCAGTGGAATTCCTCTCTGTTGCCACCCTGTTGATGATCCACCTTAGCAAGATGGCTGAAGATCTTATCCTCTACAGTACCAGCGAGTTTGGCTTTCTGACACTCTCCGATACCTACTGGTACGTTTCTGATCTCTGGGGACTAATTTTCCTCAGCTATCCCCTCATGAGAGAATGAGCCAGTGGTTGGGGTCTCCCTCCTGCATAAGGCTGACACAGCATTAAGATTTTGGCAGAAAGGCAGCCTTAGGGTGAATATCCCTCAGCCACAATCACTTATTTCTGATTCTGGTAACTCAACCAAGTCTGAACTCAGCAGAcactcctccccagcagctgctggcagagagaaCTTCCTCTTCTGCTGGGAAAGCCTGCCAAAGCCCGCCCTTGGCTACCCAGGGTTGCAGCCCTGGCAGATTTCCTGTCTCTCAGGGAGGCACAGCCACACTCTCTGAGCTCACAGCAGCGGTCCAAAATCAACACATCAGTTTTGGAGGGCTGGGTCAGTCTGCTGCATGACCCGTGTCTGTGTGGACTGGGGTCTTGCTCACTGTTACACTCCACACACCTTTCtttcagcactggcagcagcctGATGCCTCAGAAGAAGAATCCTGATAGCCTGGAACTGATCCGCAGCAAAGCTGGACGCGTGTTTGGACGGGTGAGCCCGCAAAAGAAAGAAGCGTGATGGGGAAGCTGCTCCTACCGGGGATGAAGAATGTTCCTCCTCCTTGGCCCCTGTAAAGCCTTAAGCTCTGCCGGGGCAGTGTGCTTCTCTTCCTGTAACTAACTGCCTCCCGTTTCTCTCTGCAGTTGGCTGCTATTCTCATGGTTCTCAAAGGACTTCCAAGTACCTACAACAAGGATCTGCAGGTAAAACAGGTCTCAGTTTTCACACCATCCCTCTGAGCAGACACCGCCATCTTCTGCTCTTGAGCAGTCTTCCAccacctctccctgcacagcccctgcttGGGTGCAGGatgcagggaaggggctgaggcACGGCGTGCTGCCGCTGACACCCCGGCCGAAGCAGGAGCCCCTGGACGATGCCGGCTCTGCTGGCTGGGCTGCTCAAGCCGGTGGGTTTTTGGGATGCATCAGGTTGTCTTACGGCAATTTCCATCCCTGTTCTAACGCAGGAGGACAAGGAGGCCGTCTTTGATGTTGTGGACACCCTGAATGCTGTGCTCCAGGTTGCCACTGGAGTGATTTCTACCCTCCAGGTAAGGCTCCAGCCTCTCACTATTGAACACGGTTGGGGTG
Above is a genomic segment from Athene noctua chromosome 19, bAthNoc1.hap1.1, whole genome shotgun sequence containing:
- the LOC141968215 gene encoding argininosuccinate lyase yields the protein MAAEGDKMMGGRFVGSTDPVMEMLSSSITYDQRLAEVDIQGSMAYAKALEKAGILSKTELEKILSGLEKISEEWSKGIFVVTQTDEDIHTANERRLKELIGDIAGKLHTGRSRNDQVVTDLKLFMKNSLSVISTHLLQLIKTLVERAAIEIDVILPGYTHLQKAQPIRWSQFLLSHAVALTRDSERLGEIKKRINVLPLGSGALAGNPLEIDRELLRSELDFASISLNSMDAVSERDFVVEFLSVATLLMIHLSKMAEDLILYSTSEFGFLTLSDTYCTGSSLMPQKKNPDSLELIRSKAGRVFGRLAAILMVLKGLPSTYNKDLQEDKEAVFDVVDTLNAVLQVATGVISTLQINKENMEKALSPEILSSDLALYLVHKGMPFRQAHVASGKAVHLAESKGVTINNLTLEDLKSISPLIGSDVSQVFNVVNSVEQYTAMGGTAKSSVTAQIEQLRELLKKLKEQA